A DNA window from Micromonospora sp. NBC_01739 contains the following coding sequences:
- a CDS encoding metal-sulfur cluster assembly factor: MTEETSTPESGAVATDPAATPAADGAATPAARGKAAVADVEEAMKDVVDPELGINVVDLGLVYGVHVDDENVATLDMTLTSAACPLTDVIEDQARQALTTGPGGGLVNDIRINWVWLPPWGPDKITDEGRDQLRSLGFNV, encoded by the coding sequence ATGACCGAGGAAACCAGCACGCCGGAGTCGGGCGCCGTGGCGACCGACCCCGCGGCGACGCCCGCCGCCGACGGTGCGGCGACGCCGGCAGCGCGCGGCAAGGCCGCCGTCGCCGACGTCGAGGAGGCCATGAAGGACGTCGTCGACCCGGAGTTGGGCATCAACGTGGTCGACCTCGGCCTGGTGTACGGGGTGCATGTCGACGACGAGAACGTGGCCACCCTGGACATGACCCTGACCTCGGCGGCCTGCCCGCTGACCGATGTGATCGAGGACCAGGCCCGCCAGGCGCTGACCACCGGCCCGGGTGGGGGTCTGGTCAACGACATCCGGATCAACTGGGTCTGGCTGCCGCCGTGGGGACCGGACAAGATCACCGACGAGGGTCGGGACCAGCTCCGTTCCCTCGGCTTCAACGTCTGA
- the sufC gene encoding Fe-S cluster assembly ATPase SufC, producing the protein MSTLEIRDLQVSVKLPEGELKPILAGVDLTVRSGETHAIMGPNGSGKSTLAYSIAGHPKYEITGGSVTLDGVDVLELSVDERARAGLFLAMQYPVEVPGVSVANFLRTAKTAIDGEAPKLRTWGAELRGAMERLHMDTAFAQRNVNEGFSGGEKKRHEIVQLELLKPKIAILDETDSGLDVDALRVVSEGVNRVRDTGDTGLLLITHYTRILRYIKPDFVHVFVAGRIVEQGGPELADKLEEEGYERYAAGAGSARA; encoded by the coding sequence ATGAGCACCCTGGAGATCCGTGACCTGCAGGTGTCGGTCAAGCTGCCCGAGGGTGAGCTCAAGCCGATCCTGGCCGGTGTCGACCTGACCGTCCGCTCCGGCGAGACCCACGCCATCATGGGCCCGAACGGCTCCGGCAAGTCGACCCTGGCGTACTCGATCGCCGGGCACCCGAAGTACGAGATCACCGGCGGTTCGGTGACCCTCGACGGTGTCGACGTGCTGGAACTCTCCGTCGACGAGCGGGCCCGGGCCGGTCTCTTCCTGGCCATGCAGTACCCGGTGGAGGTGCCGGGCGTCTCCGTGGCCAACTTCCTGCGTACCGCCAAGACCGCGATCGACGGCGAGGCGCCGAAGCTGCGTACCTGGGGTGCCGAGCTGCGCGGCGCGATGGAGCGGCTGCACATGGACACGGCCTTCGCCCAGCGCAACGTCAACGAGGGCTTCTCCGGCGGCGAGAAGAAGCGGCACGAGATCGTGCAGCTGGAGCTGCTCAAGCCGAAGATCGCCATCCTCGACGAGACCGACTCCGGCCTGGACGTGGACGCCCTGCGGGTGGTCAGCGAGGGGGTGAACCGGGTGCGTGACACCGGTGACACCGGCCTGCTGCTGATCACCCACTACACCCGGATCCTGCGCTACATCAAGCCGGACTTCGTGCACGTCTTCGTGGCCGGCCGGATCGTCGAGCAGGGTGGCCCGGAGCTGGCCGACAAGCTCGAGGAAGAAGGCTACGAGCGGTACGCGGCCGGGGCCGGTTCGGCGCGGGCCTGA
- the sufB gene encoding Fe-S cluster assembly protein SufB yields the protein MTEQIVQPLTQEEQLAALGNYEYGWADPDVAGAAAQRGLNEAVVRDISAKKNEPAWMLDLRLKGLRLFERKPMPAWGADLTGIDFDNIKYFVRSTEKQATSWEDLPEDIKNTYDKLGIPEAEKQRLVAGVAAQYESEVVYHKIREDLEEQGVVFLDTDTALKEHEDIFKEYFGTVIPVGDNKFAALNTSVWSGGSFIYVPKGVQVEIPLQAYFRINTENMGQFERTLIIVDEGAYVHYVEGCTAPIYSSDSLHSAVVEIIVKKNARCRYTTIQNWSNNVYNLVTKRAVCHEGATMEWIDGNIGSKVTMKYPAVYMTGEHAKGEVLSVAMAGEGQHQDAGAKMVHAAPHTSSTIVSKSIARGGGRTSYRGLVQVLEGSHSSASTVKCDALLVDTISRSDTYPYVDIREDDVSMGHEATVSKVSEDQLFYLMSRGLSEDEAMAMIVRGFIEPIAKELPMEYALELNRLIELQMEGAVG from the coding sequence ATGACCGAGCAGATCGTCCAGCCCCTGACCCAGGAGGAGCAGCTAGCCGCCCTGGGCAACTACGAATACGGCTGGGCCGACCCGGACGTCGCCGGGGCTGCGGCCCAGCGTGGTCTCAACGAGGCGGTGGTGCGGGACATCTCGGCCAAGAAGAACGAGCCGGCCTGGATGCTCGACCTGCGGCTGAAGGGCCTGCGGCTGTTCGAGCGCAAGCCCATGCCGGCCTGGGGCGCCGACCTCACCGGGATCGACTTCGACAACATCAAGTACTTCGTCCGGTCCACCGAGAAGCAGGCCACCAGCTGGGAGGACCTGCCCGAGGACATCAAGAACACCTACGACAAGCTGGGCATCCCGGAGGCGGAGAAGCAGCGGCTGGTCGCCGGGGTCGCGGCGCAGTACGAGTCCGAGGTGGTCTACCACAAGATCCGTGAGGACCTGGAGGAGCAGGGTGTCGTCTTCCTGGACACCGACACCGCCCTCAAGGAGCACGAGGACATCTTCAAGGAGTACTTCGGCACGGTGATCCCGGTCGGCGACAACAAGTTCGCCGCCCTGAACACCTCCGTGTGGTCCGGCGGCTCGTTCATCTACGTGCCGAAGGGCGTGCAGGTGGAGATCCCGCTGCAGGCCTACTTCCGGATCAACACCGAGAACATGGGCCAGTTCGAGCGGACCCTGATCATCGTCGACGAGGGTGCCTACGTGCACTACGTCGAGGGCTGCACCGCCCCGATCTACTCCTCGGACTCGCTGCACAGCGCGGTCGTCGAGATCATCGTCAAGAAGAACGCCCGGTGCCGCTACACCACCATCCAGAACTGGTCGAACAACGTCTACAACCTGGTCACCAAGCGCGCGGTGTGCCACGAGGGCGCGACCATGGAGTGGATCGACGGCAACATCGGCTCCAAGGTGACCATGAAGTACCCGGCGGTCTACATGACCGGCGAGCACGCCAAGGGCGAGGTGCTCTCGGTGGCCATGGCCGGCGAGGGGCAGCACCAGGACGCCGGGGCCAAGATGGTGCACGCGGCGCCGCACACCAGCAGCACCATCGTGTCCAAGTCGATCGCCCGGGGCGGCGGCCGGACCTCGTACCGGGGCCTGGTGCAGGTGCTGGAGGGTTCGCACAGCAGCGCCAGCACGGTCAAGTGCGACGCCCTGCTGGTGGACACCATCTCCCGCTCGGACACCTACCCGTACGTCGACATCCGTGAGGACGACGTCTCGATGGGGCACGAGGCCACCGTCTCCAAGGTCAGCGAGGACCAGCTCTTCTACCTGATGAGCCGGGGTCTGAGCGAGGACGAGGCGATGGCGATGATCGTGCGTGGCTTCATCGAGCCGATCGCCAAGGAACTGCCGATGGAGTACGCCCTGGAGCTCAACCGCCTGATCGAGCTGCAGATGGAGGGCGCGGTCGGCTGA
- the sufU gene encoding Fe-S cluster assembly sulfur transfer protein SufU codes for MQLESLYQEIILDHYKHPQGRGLRDAADPTDRVAEAHHVNPTCGDEVTVRVATDGEVLHDVSYDGMGCSISQASASVLHELLTGREAGAAFQVHEAFVALMSGRGQVTPDEEVLGDGVAFEGVARYPARVKCALLPWMAFKDAAARAGVGASPTEVKA; via the coding sequence ATGCAGCTTGAATCGCTCTACCAGGAGATCATCCTGGATCACTACAAGCACCCGCAGGGGCGAGGGCTGCGCGATGCCGCCGACCCGACCGACCGGGTGGCCGAGGCGCACCACGTCAACCCCACCTGTGGTGACGAGGTGACCGTCCGGGTGGCCACCGACGGCGAGGTGCTGCACGACGTGTCGTACGACGGGATGGGCTGTTCGATCAGCCAGGCGTCCGCGAGCGTGCTGCACGAGTTGCTGACCGGCCGGGAGGCGGGGGCGGCATTCCAGGTGCACGAGGCGTTCGTGGCGCTGATGTCCGGCCGTGGCCAGGTCACGCCGGACGAGGAGGTGCTCGGCGACGGGGTGGCGTTCGAGGGCGTAGCCCGCTATCCCGCCCGGGTCAAGTGCGCGTTGTTGCCGTGGATGGCGTTCAAGGACGCCGCGGCACGCGCCGGTGTGGGCGCGAGCCCGACGGAGGTGAAGGCATGA
- a CDS encoding cysteine desulfurase has translation MTTIAIPPGMPQYDDLPRYDVAAVRADFPILGRQVNGHPLVYLDSANTSHKPRQVLDALREHYERHNANVSRSVHTLGTEATEGYEAARAKVAGFINAPSVDEVVFTKNSTEAINIVAYAFSNASLRADADERFRLGPGDEIVISEMEHHSNIVPWQLLAERTGATLRWFPVTEQGRLDESGLTELVTERTKIVSLVHMSNILGTVNATARITARVREVGALLLWDCSQSVPHMPIDVVDLDADFIVFTGHKMCGPTGIGVLWGRGELLAAMPPVLGGGSMIETVSLAGSTFAAPPTRFEAGTPPIAEAVALGAAVDYLTALDMRAIQWHEKQLTAYALDALGSVPGLRIFGPEVPVGRGGTISFALGDVHPHDVGQVLDSLGVQVRVGHHCARPVCTRFGVPAMTRASFYLYTTTEEIDALVAGLEQVRKVFG, from the coding sequence ATGACCACCATCGCGATCCCGCCGGGGATGCCGCAGTACGACGACCTGCCGCGCTACGACGTGGCGGCGGTACGCGCCGACTTCCCGATCCTGGGGCGGCAGGTCAACGGCCACCCGCTGGTCTACCTGGACAGCGCCAACACCTCGCACAAGCCCCGCCAGGTGCTCGATGCCCTGCGTGAGCACTACGAGCGGCACAACGCCAACGTGTCCCGGTCGGTGCACACCCTGGGCACCGAGGCAACCGAGGGGTACGAGGCGGCGCGGGCGAAGGTGGCCGGCTTCATCAACGCGCCGAGCGTCGACGAGGTGGTGTTCACCAAGAACTCCACCGAGGCGATCAACATCGTGGCGTACGCCTTCTCCAACGCCTCGCTGCGCGCGGACGCGGACGAGCGGTTCCGGCTCGGACCCGGTGACGAGATCGTCATCTCCGAGATGGAGCACCACTCGAACATCGTGCCGTGGCAGTTGCTGGCCGAGCGCACCGGCGCGACCCTGCGCTGGTTCCCGGTCACCGAGCAGGGCCGGCTGGACGAGTCGGGGTTGACGGAGCTGGTCACCGAGCGGACGAAGATCGTCTCGCTGGTGCACATGTCCAACATCCTCGGCACGGTCAACGCCACCGCGCGGATCACCGCCCGGGTGCGTGAGGTCGGCGCGCTGCTGCTGTGGGACTGCTCGCAGTCCGTGCCGCACATGCCGATCGACGTGGTCGACCTGGACGCGGACTTCATCGTCTTCACCGGGCACAAGATGTGCGGTCCGACCGGCATCGGGGTGCTGTGGGGGCGGGGGGAACTGCTCGCCGCGATGCCGCCGGTGCTCGGCGGCGGCTCGATGATCGAGACGGTGAGCCTGGCCGGTTCGACCTTCGCCGCGCCGCCGACCCGGTTCGAGGCGGGCACCCCGCCGATCGCCGAGGCGGTCGCCCTGGGCGCGGCCGTGGACTACCTCACCGCGCTGGACATGCGGGCCATCCAGTGGCACGAGAAGCAGTTGACCGCGTACGCCCTGGATGCTCTGGGTAGCGTGCCCGGCCTGCGGATCTTCGGCCCGGAGGTGCCGGTGGGCCGGGGTGGCACGATCTCCTTCGCCCTCGGCGACGTGCATCCGCACGACGTGGGGCAGGTGCTCGACTCCCTGGGGGTGCAGGTGCGGGTGGGTCACCACTGTGCCCGGCCGGTCTGCACCCGGTTCGGGGTGCCGGCGATGACCCGGGCCTCGTTCTACCTCTACACCACCACGGAGGAGATCGACGCCCTGGTGGCGGGCCTGGAGCAGGTGCGGAAGGTATTCGGCTGA
- the sufD gene encoding Fe-S cluster assembly protein SufD — MTIQASAPPTTKSQALRSYDVADFPALTGLEEEWRFTPLKRLRALVGDDRVATGTVRHEYADLPEGVTVERISRDDQRVGSVLTPVDRVSALAYGGFEQALLVRVAQDAVISGPALLRVVGEGSEGVAFGHTFVEVGRFAEAILVLEHVGSATLADNVEVTVGDGAKLTLVTVADWADDAVQAQHLKVKLGRDARVLHVQVTLGGDLVRQYTTVEYTDRGGEAELYGVYFADSGQHLEHRQLVDHTVPDCRSYVGYRGALQGDSARTVWVGDVLIRAEATGTDTYEINRNLLLSDGARADSVPNLEIETGEIAGAGHASATGRFDDEQLFYLMARGIPEAEARRLVVRGFFAELLNKIPVEELRERLGEAIEARLAKAGA, encoded by the coding sequence ATGACTATCCAGGCTTCCGCGCCGCCGACCACCAAGTCGCAGGCGCTGCGCTCGTACGACGTCGCCGACTTCCCGGCCCTGACCGGCCTGGAGGAGGAGTGGCGTTTCACCCCGCTCAAGCGGCTGCGCGCTCTGGTCGGTGACGACCGGGTCGCCACCGGCACGGTCCGGCACGAGTACGCCGACCTGCCCGAGGGCGTGACGGTGGAGCGGATCAGCCGCGACGACCAGCGGGTCGGTAGCGTGCTGACCCCCGTCGACCGGGTCAGCGCGCTGGCCTATGGCGGCTTCGAGCAGGCTCTGCTGGTGCGGGTGGCCCAGGACGCGGTGATCAGCGGTCCGGCCCTGCTGCGGGTGGTCGGCGAGGGCAGCGAGGGGGTGGCCTTCGGGCACACCTTCGTCGAGGTGGGCCGGTTCGCCGAGGCGATCCTGGTGCTGGAGCACGTGGGCTCGGCGACCCTGGCCGACAACGTCGAGGTGACCGTCGGGGACGGGGCGAAGCTGACCCTGGTCACGGTCGCCGACTGGGCCGACGACGCCGTGCAGGCCCAGCACCTGAAGGTGAAGCTGGGCCGCGACGCCCGGGTGCTGCACGTGCAGGTGACCCTCGGCGGTGACCTGGTCCGGCAGTACACCACGGTGGAGTACACCGACCGGGGTGGCGAGGCCGAGCTGTACGGGGTCTACTTCGCCGACTCCGGCCAGCACCTGGAGCACCGTCAGCTGGTCGACCACACCGTGCCGGACTGCCGCAGCTACGTCGGCTACCGGGGCGCGTTGCAGGGTGACAGCGCCCGTACGGTCTGGGTGGGTGACGTGCTGATCCGGGCCGAGGCCACCGGCACCGACACATACGAGATCAACCGGAACCTGCTGCTCAGCGACGGTGCCCGGGCGGACTCCGTACCGAACCTGGAGATCGAGACCGGCGAGATCGCCGGCGCCGGCCACGCCAGCGCCACCGGCCGTTTCGACGACGAGCAGCTGTTCTACCTGATGGCCCGGGGCATCCCGGAGGCCGAGGCCCGCCGCCTGGTGGTGCGGGGCTTCTTCGCCGAGCTGCTGAACAAGATCCCGGTCGAGGAGCTGCGCGAGCGGCTGGGGGAGGCCATCGAGGCGCGGCTGGCCAAGGCGGGCGCCTGA
- a CDS encoding non-heme iron oxygenase ferredoxin subunit, with protein sequence MIRICAVEDLPKGTAISADVEGTQIALVHGEDDRFYAVHDECSHAAVALSEGEVSGCTLECWLHGSRFDLRTGEPTGLPATEPVPVYPVEVRDGDIYLPVGDDGRPQPSNGVTR encoded by the coding sequence ATGATCCGGATCTGTGCGGTCGAGGATCTGCCGAAGGGCACCGCGATCAGCGCCGACGTCGAGGGCACCCAGATTGCTCTGGTGCACGGTGAGGACGACCGGTTCTACGCCGTGCACGACGAGTGCTCGCACGCCGCCGTGGCCCTCTCCGAGGGCGAGGTGTCCGGCTGCACGCTGGAGTGCTGGCTGCACGGCTCCCGCTTCGATCTGCGTACCGGCGAGCCGACCGGCCTGCCCGCGACCGAACCCGTTCCTGTCTACCCCGTCGAAGTCCGCGACGGCGACATCTACCTTCCCGTGGGCGACGACGGCCGCCCGCAGCCGAGCAATGGAGTGACCCGATAA
- a CDS encoding S8 family peptidase, which produces MIFSRPPRRLGRLGLTATAALTTLAFAAPANAEPAQGRIMHADDRSAVAGSYIVVLKDSAVSRAQVGVTAKSLADKHGGSVARTYRDALRGFEVRLSERAAKRLAANPSVEYVQQNRTVSIAGTQSPTPSWGLDRVDQRALPLNNSFTYPNDGTGVTAYIIDTGIRFSHSDFGGRAVTGFDAIDGGSADDGNGHGTHVAGTVGGTAYGVAKGVTLVGVRVLDNSGGGTYAQVIAGIDWVTADHQPGEPAVANMSLGGGYDQATNDAVNRSIADGVVYSIAAGNSSANACNYSPASTPAAITVGATTNTDARASYSNFGTCLDIFAPGSSITSAWIGSDTATNTINGTSMAAPHVAGAAALALAANPGYTPQQIRDLLVNDATNNVVTNPGTGSPNKLLYTGNIVPPTQDFGLTLTPGAGAVAPGGSTTVTVNTTTTVGTPHSVALSVSGLPAGVTAGFSPAAVTSGGTATLTLSTAATTVPGLYTLTVVGTGPETSQGATFALTVNGPPGCTQTNATDHPINDNATIESTVVIHGCGRNASATSIVEVRIYHTWIGDLTVSLIAPDGTAYVLHNRTGSSADNIFQTYTRNLSGKAANGAWKLRVQDSASLDTGYLDSWGLTL; this is translated from the coding sequence ATGATCTTCTCCCGGCCACCACGGCGCCTCGGGCGCCTCGGACTCACCGCTACCGCGGCGCTCACCACCCTGGCGTTCGCCGCACCAGCAAACGCCGAACCGGCACAGGGTCGGATCATGCACGCCGACGACCGAAGCGCCGTCGCCGGCTCGTACATCGTCGTGCTGAAGGACAGTGCGGTCAGCCGGGCACAGGTCGGGGTGACCGCAAAGTCCCTCGCAGACAAGCACGGCGGCAGCGTCGCCCGCACCTACCGCGACGCGCTGCGCGGCTTCGAGGTGCGGCTGTCCGAGCGGGCCGCCAAGCGGCTGGCCGCCAACCCCTCCGTCGAGTACGTCCAGCAGAACCGCACCGTATCGATCGCCGGCACCCAGTCCCCCACCCCCTCCTGGGGTCTGGACCGCGTCGACCAACGGGCCCTGCCGCTGAACAACAGCTTCACCTACCCCAACGACGGCACCGGTGTCACCGCGTACATCATCGACACCGGAATCCGGTTCTCCCACTCCGACTTCGGCGGGCGGGCGGTCACCGGATTCGACGCCATCGACGGCGGCAGTGCCGACGACGGCAACGGGCACGGCACCCACGTGGCCGGCACGGTCGGCGGCACCGCGTACGGAGTGGCCAAGGGAGTCACCCTGGTCGGCGTACGCGTCCTGGACAACAGCGGCGGCGGCACCTACGCGCAGGTGATCGCCGGCATCGACTGGGTCACCGCAGACCACCAGCCGGGCGAGCCCGCGGTGGCCAACATGAGCCTCGGCGGCGGCTACGACCAGGCCACCAACGACGCGGTCAACCGTTCCATCGCCGACGGCGTGGTCTACTCCATCGCGGCCGGCAACAGCAGCGCCAACGCCTGCAACTACTCGCCGGCCAGCACCCCGGCCGCGATCACCGTCGGCGCCACCACAAACACCGACGCCCGCGCCAGCTACTCCAACTTCGGCACCTGCCTGGACATCTTCGCCCCGGGCAGCAGCATCACCTCGGCCTGGATCGGCAGCGACACCGCGACCAACACCATCAACGGCACCTCGATGGCGGCCCCACACGTCGCCGGGGCGGCGGCCCTGGCGTTGGCCGCCAACCCCGGCTACACCCCGCAGCAGATCCGCGACCTGCTGGTCAACGACGCCACCAACAACGTGGTGACCAACCCCGGCACCGGCTCACCGAACAAGCTGCTCTACACCGGCAACATCGTGCCGCCCACCCAGGACTTCGGCCTCACGCTCACCCCGGGTGCCGGCGCCGTCGCCCCGGGCGGGTCGACCACGGTCACGGTCAACACCACCACCACGGTCGGTACGCCGCACAGCGTCGCGCTGAGCGTCAGCGGCCTGCCGGCCGGGGTGACCGCCGGCTTCAGCCCAGCCGCCGTCACCTCCGGTGGCACCGCCACGCTGACCCTGAGCACCGCCGCCACGACCGTGCCCGGTCTCTACACGCTGACCGTGGTCGGCACCGGACCGGAGACCTCGCAGGGCGCCACCTTCGCCCTCACCGTGAACGGTCCGCCCGGCTGCACCCAGACCAATGCCACCGACCACCCGATCAACGACAACGCCACAATCGAGAGCACCGTCGTGATCCACGGATGCGGACGCAACGCCAGCGCCACCAGCATCGTCGAGGTACGCATCTACCACACCTGGATCGGTGACCTGACCGTGTCGCTCATCGCCCCGGACGGCACCGCGTACGTGCTGCACAACCGCACCGGCAGCAGCGCCGACAACATCTTCCAGACCTACACCCGGAACCTGTCCGGCAAGGCCGCCAACGGTGCCTGGAAGCTGCGGGTCCAGGATTCCGCCTCCCTGGACACCGGCTACCTGGACAGCTGGGGGTTGACCCTGTGA